A single genomic interval of Rhododendron vialii isolate Sample 1 chromosome 3a, ASM3025357v1 harbors:
- the LOC131319348 gene encoding exportin-2, with product MEWNAETLQFLSQCFLNTLSPYPEPRRAAESRLSEASDRPNYGLAVLRLVAEPSVDEPIRQAAAVNFKNHLRSRWSSSEEEPNAQPQTLAPDEKEQIKSRIVSLMLSSAPRIQSQLSEALGVIGKHDFPRRWPALLPELRLSLEKAGEGSDYATVNGVLSTVNSIFKNFRHQYDTKDVAIDLKYCIDNFAEALLMIFKRTAGLIDNIGVSGGQAAILRPLVESQRLCCRIFYSLNFLVLPECFEDHMGEWMGEFQKYLTVKFSVLEDGGGDGLALVDELRAAVCENISLYAERYEEEFRGYLSGFVETVWNLLVSVSASSGRDRLTVTAITFLTTVSTSVHHTLFSGDDILQQICERIVIPNVMLRDEDEELFEMNYVEFIRRDMEGSDLDTRRRIACELLKGIGSNYRERVTQIVSSQIQSSLALFSENPTANWKHKDCAIYLVVSLATRRAGGTSISTDLVDVESFFGAVIVPELRNQDVNGFPMLKAGALKFFTMFRDQISKPIAMALIPDVVRFLGSDSNVVHSYAASCIEKLLLVKDEGGKARYIAADISPFLLVLMTNLFGALGKPESEENPYVMKCIMRVLGVADISREVASPCITGLTSVLNKVCENPKTPTFNHYLFEAVAVLVRRSCEKDPSLISAFEASLFPSLEMILARDVTEFFPYAFQLLAQLVELHSPPISQNYMQIFEILLSPDSWKKSGNVPALVRLLQAFLQKAPHELNQEGRLAQVLGIFNKLVSSPSTDEQGFYVLNTIIENLGYDVIAPYMGHIWASLFSRLQNRRTVKFVKSFLIFMSLFLVKHGSQNLVDSMNTVQPNIFLVILEQFWIPNLRMITGSIELKLTSVASTRLICECQALLDPSVGTLWGKMLDSIVTLLSKPEQDRVEEEPDVPDFADNEGYGATFVHLYNAGKKEEDPLKDIRDPKQFLMASLANLSALSPGRYPQVISGNLDPTNQTALLQLCSSYNVAIV from the coding sequence atggaGTGGAATGCAGAAACCCTACAGTTCCTCTCCCAATGCTTCctcaacactctctctccttacCCCGAGCCCCGCCGCGCCGCCGAGTCGAGGCTCTCGGAGGCCTCCGACCGCCCCAACTACGGCCTCGCCGTCCTCCGCCTCGTGGCTGAGCCCTCCGTCGACGAGCCCATCCGCCAGGCCGCCGCCGTCAACTTCAAGAACCACCTCCGCTCGCGGTGGTCGTCGTCCGAAGAAGAACCCAATGCCCAACCCCAAACCCTAGCTCCAGACGAAAAGGAACAAATCAAGTCTCGAATTGTTTCCCTCATGCTCTCCTCGGCCCCACGCATACAGTCACAGCTTAGCGAAGCCCTAGGGGTGATTGGAAAGCACGATTTCCCCAGACGATGGCCGGCTTTGTTGCCGGAGCTCAGATTGAGCCTCGAAAAGGCAGGTGAGGGCTCTGACTATGCTACTGTTAATGGAGTGTTGAGTACCGTGAATTCGATATTTAAGAACTTCAGGCATCAGTACGATACCAAAGATGTGGCGATAGATTTGAAGTACTGTATCGATAATTTCGCGGAGGCTCTCTTGATGATTTTTAAGCGAACGGCGGGTTTGATTGATAATATTGGTGTTTCGGGTGGGCAGGCTGCGATTTTGCGGCCGCTGGTTGAGTCACAGAGGTTGTGCTGTAGGATATTTTATTCTTTGAATTTTCTGGTATTGCCTGAGTGTTTTGAGGATCATATGGGGGAGTGGATGGGTGAGTTCCAAAAGTATCTCACGGTGAAGTTTTCTGTGCTAGAAGATGGGGGTGGGGATGGGCTTGCCCTTGTTGATGAGCTAAGAGCCGCCGTTTGTGAGAATATTAGTCTCTACGCGGAGAGATACGAGGAAGAGTTTAGAGGTTACTTGAGTGGGTTTGTGGAAACCGTATGGAATCTTCTTGTGTCCGTTTCTGCGTCTTCTGGCCGTGATAGGTTGACTGTGACTGCAATCACATTCTTAACCACGGTTAGCACTAGTGTTCACCACACTTTATTTTCCGGGGATGACATTCTGCAGCAGATATGTGAACGTATTGTTATTCCTAATGTGATGTTGAGGGATGAGGACGAAGAGTTGTTTGAAATGAATTACGTCGAGTTCATTAGGAGGGACATGGAAGGTAGTGATCTTGATACGAGGAGGAGGATTGCTTGTGAGCTATTGAAGGGAATTGGATCAAATTACCGGGAAAGGGTAACTCAAATTGTTTCCAGTCAGATACAGAGTAGTTTGGCATtgttttccgaaaacccaacGGCAAATTGGAAACATAAGGATTGTGCCATTTATTTGGTTGTCTCCCTCGCGACGAGAAGGGCTGGAGGTACCTCAATTTCCACTGATTTGGTAGATGTTGAGAGCTTTTTCGGAGCTGTTATTGTGCCAGAGTTGCGAAATCAAGATGTAAATGGGTTTCCAATGCTTAAGGCCGGTGCTCTGAAGTTTTTCACTATGTTTAGGGATCAGATATCGAAACCCATTGCCATGGCTTTGATACCCGACGTGGTTCGGTTCCTTGGTTCAGATTCGAATGTGGTTCACTCTTATGCTGCAAGTTGCATTGAGAAACTTTTGTTAGTCAAGGATGAAGGAGGAAAAGCAAGATATATAGCAGCTGACATTAGCCCATTTTTACTTGTATTGATGACTAACCTTTTTGGTGCCTTAGGAAAGCCAGAGTCCGAGGAGAATCCATATGTAATGAAGTGCATCATGAGGGTTCTTGGGGTGGCAGATATTTCTCGTGAGGTTGCTTCACCTTGTATTACTGGGTTGACTTCTGTGCTCAACAAAGTATGTGAGAACCCAAAAACTCCAACATTTAACCACTATCTGTTTGAGGCTGTGGCTGTTCTAGTCAGGCGATCTTGTGAGAAAGACCCTTCCCTTATCTCGGCCTTTGAAGCAAGTCTATTCCCCAGCCTCGAGATGATTTTAGCCAGAGATGTAACTGAGTTCTTCCCTTATGCATTCCAGCTGCTGGCTCAACTTGTTGAGTTACATAGTCCCCCAATCTCACAAAATTACATGCAAATTTTTGAGATTCTCTTGTCGCCTGATTCTTGGAAAAAATCTGGTAATGTTCCAGCACTTGTTCGCTTGCTTCAGGCCTTCCTTCAAAAGGCTCCCCACGAGCTTAACCAGGAGGGAAGGTTGGCTCAAGTGTTGGGGATATTCAACAAGCTTGTTTCATCTCCTAGCACAGATGAACAAGGATTTTATGTGCTTAATACAATTATTGAGAATCTTGGGTATGATGTTATTGCACCCTACATGGGCCACATTTGGGCTTCCCTGTTCTCGCGACTACAAAATAGAAGAACTGTGAAGTTTGTCAAGTCGTTTCTTATATTCATGTCTCTTTTTCTGGTCAAACACGGTTCCCAAAACCTGGTTGATTCAATGAATACTGTGCAGCCCAATATATTTCTTGTGATCTTGGAGCAATTTTGGATACCGAATCTGAGGATGATCACGGGTTCCATTGAGCTTAAGTTGACATCTGTTGCTTCAACCAGACTGATTTGTGAATGTCAAGCACTGTTGGATCCATCAGTTGGTACACTTTGGGGGAAAATGTTGGACAGCATTGTTACCCTTCTTTCTAAGCCGGAGCAGGACAGAGTTGAAGAGGAACCTGATGTTCCAGATTTTGCTGACAATGAGGGTTATGGTGCTACGTTTGTACATCTATACAATGCTGGGAAGAAAGAGGAGGATCCTTTAAAGGATATTAGGGATCCCAAGCAATTTTTGATGGCTTCATTGGCAAATCTCTCCGCTCTTTCCCCAGGGAGGTACCCCCAAGTGATCAGTGGAAATCTTGATCCCACAAATCAAACAGCCTTGCTTCAGCTTTGCAGCTCCTATAATGTCGCAATCGTTTGA